A genomic region of Silurus meridionalis isolate SWU-2019-XX chromosome 7, ASM1480568v1, whole genome shotgun sequence contains the following coding sequences:
- the LOC124389154 gene encoding uncharacterized protein LOC124389154, which yields MQSVGIPAVSVLIYLLMLPCQAFIIREVLVKDSVTFPCSCTGNCPVVQWSRFIPSYTIVAKWKCPRGQNLQKRFEISGDTSRGDFSLMIISVAYNDGGSYRCSCNGETVSEVKMKVLVATVVKVQEKQNVTLPCYGDTRRQDVKDVQWKKDGGKVVLYTHANRSVTTDEAGSRFMMSVEDFLDGDLSLHISSVHLSDAGEYRCLLHDESQDGEPSTVVLEVEGLQHQTTTSTTSTSSSEVTVLRVLLGLISVGFIIGLMVWIVRRHRDHPVLDPEPQAALNPFQN from the exons atgcagTCGGTCGGAATTCCTGCTGTTTCTGTCCTGA TTTATCTGCTGATGCTTCCGTGTCAAGCCTTCATCATCAGAGAAGTTCTAGTGAAAGACTCTGTGACGTTCCCGTGTTCCTGCACTGGAAACTGTCCGGTGGTTCAGTGGAGTCGCTTCATTCCCAGTTACACCATTGTGGCTAAATGGAAGTGTCCCAGAGGACAGAATTTACAGAAAAGATTTGAAATATCAGGAGATACCAGCAGAGGAGATTTCTCCCTGATGATCATCTCAGTAGCCTACAATGATGGCGGCTCCTACAGGTGCAGCTGTAATGGAGAAACAGTTAGTGAAGTGAAGATGAAGGTTCtgg TGGCGACAGTTGTAAAGGTTCAGGAGAAGCAGAATGTCACCCTCCCGTGCTACGGAGACACTCGGAGACAAGATGTTAAAGATGTACAGTGGAAGAAGGATGGAGGAAAGGTTGTGCTGTACACTCATGCAAACAGATCAGTGACTACTGATGAAGCAGGAAGCAGATTTATGATGTCAGTAGAAGACTTTCTGGATGGTGATCTCTCTCTCCACATCAGTTCAGTTCACCTGTCTGATGCAGGAGAATATCGGTGTCTCCTCCATGATGAATCTCAGGATGGAGAACCATCAACTGTTGTGCTGGAGGTAGAAG ggcTACAACATCAAAcaaccaccagcaccaccagcaccagcagcagTGAGGTTACAGTACTGCGTGTGCTACTTGGATTGATCTCTGTAGGTTTTATCATCGGACTGATGGTTTGGATTGTGAGAAGACACAGAGATCATCCTGTATTAGATCCAGAACCACAGGCAGCTCTGAATCCATTTCAGAACTAG
- the mfsd8 gene encoding major facilitator superfamily domain-containing protein 8, with product MSLVDSTEENTPLLKGDADSMQDAGRSRWRSIRVMYFTMFLSSVGFTIVITSIWPYLQKIDNSTDASFLGWVVAAYSLGQMVASPLFGLWSNHRPRKEPLVCSIVINIAANVYYSYLYLPPSHNKYHMLLARVFVGFGAGNVAVVRSYVAGATSLNERTSAMANMSACQALGFILGPALQAALSFIGENGFSIDVISLRLNMYTAPALLAACFGVINILLVLIVLREHQVDDHGKQIRAINYVSEERLDVPPEVEGNIDQVAVLTSNILFFIILFIFAVFETISTPLSMDMFAWTRKQAVLYNGIILAAIGFESIIVFLVVKVISVRFGDRPVLLTGLAIIFIGFFILLPWGNQYPKIQWADLQNNSLPALVRSSVSNSSVEPTGCPSDQIWCQFTPVIHLAQYLTSDILIGVGYPACNVMSYTLYSKILGPKPQGVYMGWLTASGSGARTLGPVFVSHVYTMLGPRWAFSLICSIVLAAIVLLMAMYRRLIAFSVRYGRIQE from the exons ATGTCTCTCGTGGACTCCACGGAGGAAAACACTCCTCTGCTGAAAGGAGATGCTGACAG CATGCAGGATGCTGGGAGGAGCAGATGGAGGTCTATCAGGGTCATGTACTTCACCATGTTCCTCAGCAGCGTGG GTTTCACAATCGTCATCACGTCTATATGGCCCTACCTACAGAAG ATTGATAACAGCACAGACGCTAGTTTTCTGGGTTGGGTCGTGGCTGCTTACAGTCTGGGCCAGATGGTGGCGTCGCCCCTGTTCGGACTTTGGTCCAATCACAGGCCTCGGAAGGAGCCGCTGGTGTGTTCCATAGTCATCAACATCGCAGCTAACGTGTACTACTCCTACCTGTACCTGCCTCCATCTCACAACAAATACCACATGCTCCTGGCCCGGGTGTTCGTCGGATTCGGTGCAG GTAACGTAGCTGTGGTGAGGTCTTACGTAGCAGGAGCCACGTCGCTGAACGAGAGAACCAGCGCCATGGCTAACATGAGCGCCTGCCAGGCTCTGGGCTTCATCCTCGGTCCAG CTCTGCAGGCCGCTCTGTCGTTCATCGGCGAGAACGGTTTCAGCATAGACGTCATTTCCCTGAGGTTGAACATGTACACGGCTCCGGCGCTGCTCGCCGCCTGCTTCGGCGTCATCAACATCCTGCTGGTTCTCATTGTCCTGAG GGAGCATCAAGTAGATGATCACGGCAAGCAGATCCGAGCGATTAACTACGTCTCAGAAG AGCGACTAGACGTGCCTCCTGAAGTAGAGGGAAATATCGACCAGGTGGCCGTGCTTACATCCAACATCCTTttcttcatcatcctcttcatTTTTGCTGTGTTTGAAAC CATATCCACTCCTTTATCGATGGACATGTTTGCGTGGACGAGGAAACAAGCCGTCCTGTACAATGGAATCATTTTGGCAGCCATTGGCTTCGAGTCCATCATCGTGTTCCTGGTGGTGAAGGTGATCTCCGTGCG GTTTGGTGATCGTCCAGTGCTCTTGACTGGGCTAGCCATCATATTTATTGGCTTCTTTATCCTGCTACCGTGGGGAAACCAGTATCCCAAAATACAGTGGGCAG ATCTTCAGAACAACTCCTTGCCAGCTTTGGTGCGTTCCTCGGTCTCTAACAGCAGTGTGGAACCGACCGGATGCCCTTCAGATCAGATCTGGTGCCAGTTCACCCCAGTCATCCACCTGGCACAATACCTCACCTCTGATATCCTCATCGGAGTGGGCTACCCCGCCTGCAACGTCATGTCCTACACACTGTACTCCAAGATCCTGGGACCCAAACCAcag ggtgtGTACATGGGTTGGCTGACAGCCTCAGGCAGCGGTGCTCGGACCCTGGGCCCTGTGTTCGTCTCTCATGTCTACACCATGTTAGGTCCTCGCTGGGCCTTCAGTCTGATCTGCAGCATTGTCCTGGCAGCCATTGTGCTCCTCATGGCGATGTACAGACGACTTATCGCGTTCTCTGTGCGCTATGGAAGGATACAGGAGTGA